The Hevea brasiliensis isolate MT/VB/25A 57/8 chromosome 1, ASM3005281v1, whole genome shotgun sequence DNA segment GAGTACCTCCGCACCACCGATCATAAGAAACTTGGAGATTTGGCCAATCTGAGGCGCACATTGTGAAATCTTGTAGCCAATTTATGAGTATAACTTCTTGATCCATTGGAGGTAAGGTGGAAATGGCTTCATCCATTGCTCTCTCTACTTCTATCTTCTCAAAGCTCGTCAAGAAAGGATAGGATAATCCATTGTTTGCATAGCAAAACAGTGGAATCCAGAGCACTAGCAATCTGAACTTCACTTCCGTTGAAACTTCTACCTTGTTGCCTACGAGATCTCCAATTAATATAGCTGCATTTTCCAAATCCAAAACCTACTCTCAGCTGTTCATCTTAAAAACCTTGCTTAATTTTAATGATTCCAACAACAAcagcaacaataataataataataataataatgaagagAACGAGAGACCTGAAATCTTGACAATGTAACCCTGAACCCTGGGATTAGCGGAGAAAGCGAGGGAAGCAAGAGCAGAGGCAAAACTCCATTGCATCATAGCTTCGTCTACAGCCCCATAAGCCCTCAATTTGTTGGTTATCCAAAGCAGTTCCTGTGCCAATTTCTCCGCCACTACATCGTCAGCTCCCTCATAAACGACGCCGCCGCTCAATTGTTGCCTCTTGTCTAACTGCAACGCCAATGAGCCCTTACGCACTGTTTGTATGACGGTTCTTAAGCAGTAGTTCAGCCCTTTTACGCATGATGATATGTAGGATCCCAGTGGCAATGCCCTTAAGACCCGTGATGTCCACGCGCCTGAATCATCTGAGGCATGAGGCTGTTGGATAGATTGGGACAGAAGGCTTAACGTACGCTCGAATGCTGAAGAAAGAGCCGTCCGATTGACTTGTATGAGTTCCGCGTGGCCATCTCGGAAGTTCCCGTCCATGATTTTGTCAGCCATTGCCATAGCGAATTGGTACTTTCTTGAAGTGGCTGGTATATTGTTTAGCAATGCAAGGATCTGTCACGTAGAAATACCAGAATGTGAATATTTTTGTcctattttagaaaaaaaatattgattttactattattattaagGATTTGTTTTGTCTAAAAATTGAGTTATTTTTTGTGTAAGGATGAGattttggataataataataagaataataataataacaacgaaAATGAGATTTTGGATGGAAGAGATTCACATTCCACATCTCATGATATCAATGAGAGCAAACTGGTCTCATATAATTTATAatcttatttatatttctttttaaAAAGAAGGGAAGAGAGAATGCGATTACCATGTATATAAGTTTcccatttaaatatattatagatttatttgataataaaaatataaaaaaagaaattcaagtaccgattcaaaaattaatattttatagaatGAAAATCATTGAAGTTAGGaataaaaaagaaggaaaattctATATCTACGTTTctgaatattatttaattttattcattgAACAATTAGCCATTCTTTCTTTAGATTAAGagccgatatatatatatatatatatatatatatatatatatatatatatatatatatatatatatatattatgatgcaaaattttatttattattcgaTAAATGTTGGAAGTGATTAAAAATTAAGAACTCTGAAAACTCGAAAATGCATAGTGAACAAAATAATTACACCAGTAAAAAAGATGATAAGGAACGTAAGGGTTAGCTTTTAGTCGTCATTTTTAATTTGTCAGGGAATGAGGAGAAGTCGTTTACTGGTGGTCTTCGGAACCTACTGCATGCAAAACCACATGTTCTTCACTTATTCAACCGCAGATACGTGGCCTATATTTACTTATAGCTTCAGTTATTTCCTTCGGACGTCATTACCATCTTCTCTTGTCTCTTACCTCCTCAGCCCTCAACGAGAACAAGCGGTGCGCATATTAGCTTATCAATGAAACTGTACTGgatactattaaaaaaaaaaatagagaaaaacaaaagaaacccaTATTTTGGCTAATAATTAATAGatgaaataattatttctatAATGGAGTACTTATTTCTTTTAATATGAAAAGTtagaaatttatatttatatttattgagATAATAATACAATAATCAAATATttgtttttaatttcataaaaattttaaatgttttattattttttataacatAGAATATTTCAATATTATAAAAAACAAAAACGTTAGATAATAATAAAgttataaaaaatttgaaaaataaacaTATTTGCGTAGTggagtaaaaaattaaaatttatcaataaagataattcattaaattttttaaatataatttattaaaaaataaaattgttatgAACTCGATTTTATATgacataaattaaataattaatataataataataataattaaacctaatttaaaaataatacaattacaattaattataatttttttttcattatccagttttttaaaataattataataaatttaaaaatattaaattaaatatttatatttaaatttatatatttattatacacattttaattaattttatataacttctaaaataaatatttaatttaataattattaaatttatttctatATAAAAACAAATTTATACTAGAATATCATTTAATTTTACTTAATAGTTTTTAATATATAACGTAAAATTTATTGTTTTAATTAAAATCATCGCAAGAATTTTGTTGATTGAGTTTGTGCATTTTAGTGTATGCAAGAAATTTCCGTTAATTATGTACAAATATGTATGCACTGCAAACCTTGATATTGGAAAAATATAAACTTCGTCAATTTAAAAGTACAAAGAGAAGCGAGTGAGCCAAATCGAGAGTAATCCATGCTATAATTAAAATTGAGGTAAATATGCTTACATGCGTGAGCGCCCGACTGAGAGCCTGAGCTGAAGGTCCATCAAAATCATCTCGTAGAAGCAAATCAAAGAACGTAGCAGAAGTTGATAATGCTGTTGATGATGAAGATGGGGCTGGGAGTGCCAAGGAGGAAGATCCGACGGATGAGAGGCGACCAAGAAGAAGATAATTTGGAAAGAAGGTCATAACACAAGGGAAATGGTCCATCAAAACCCTAAGAACCCAAACGGTGACCCAAGCCATTAACATGACCATAAATCTCAAATGATCACCGGGTCTCCACTTCTCCGAACGCTCTAATTTCAAGTTTGATGCCACAGAAACAAGCGTTTTCGCCGCCATATTCAGCGTGGACATGAAGAGAGAGCTCAAGAGGGTGGATGGCCTGGATTTGTAGGGATAGTCGATGGCTAAGTATGGTGCCATGGTAATAGAGG contains these protein-coding regions:
- the LOC110666128 gene encoding uncharacterized protein LOC110666128, which translates into the protein MAPYLAIDYPYKSRPSTLLSSLFMSTLNMAAKTLVSVASNLKLERSEKWRPGDHLRFMVMLMAWVTVWVLRVLMDHFPCVMTFFPNYLLLGRLSSVGSSSLALPAPSSSSTALSTSATFFDLLLRDDFDGPSAQALSRALTHILALLNNIPATSRKYQFAMAMADKIMDGNFRDGHAELIQVNRTALSSAFERTLSLLSQSIQQPHASDDSGAWTSRVLRALPLGSYISSCVKGLNYCLRTVIQTVRKGSLALQLDKRQQLSGGVVYEGADDVVAEKLAQELLWITNKLRAYGAVDEAMMQWSFASALASLAFSANPRVQGYIVKISAILIGDLVGNKVEVSTEVKFRLLVLWIPLFCYANNGLSYPFLTSFEKIEVERAMDEAISTLPPMDQEVILINWLQDFTMCASDWPNLQVSYDRWCGGTRLLAQ